ACCATTGCCGAAGGTCGCGCTCTACCCGGCGCTGCTGTTGCTGTTGGGCTTCGGCCACGGCTCGAAGATCAGCTTGGTTGCGGCGGACGCACTCTTCCCGATTTTGCTATCGACGTATTACGGTGCATCAACAGTCGAGCAGAAGCTGATCTGGTCCGCCATGGCGGCGGGAACGCCGCGCTATGAAATCCTGTTCAAGGTGGTGTTGCCGGCGGCGATGCCATCGATCCTGACCGGGTGCCGAATCGGCCTTGTCATTTCGTGCATCGTGGTGTTTCTGGCCGAGATGATCACGTCGACGGACGGCTTGGGCCATGTCCTCGTGACAGCGGCCCGCACCTTCCAAGCGGTCGACATGTTCGTGCCGCTGATCACGATCTCGCTGCTCGGGCTAATCCTCAACGCCTTGCTGAGCGCCGTGCGATCGTACCTTCTACGGGGCTTCCCCGAAGCATGATCTGACGAACAAGAAACCAAAAAGACCGGGAGTGAACCATGCTGGCTGATCGCATCGAGGCAAAATGGATCGACGCGTTTTGCGAGATCTTTGAGCGTTGCGCCGTCAAGGCCGGCGATACCGCGGCAATCCTCTCGGAGACCCAGTCACGCGCATTGAATGTGCACCTGGCGGAACTGGCTCTGCTTCGGATGGGAGCGAAGCCGTTTCACGTCGTTATGCCGACGCCGCGCAACCGGAACATCGTTCCGGTCCGATCGACCGGAGCGAGCGAAGCGATCCAGAGGCTGGGTCCCGTCATCAGTGCGCTTCAGCAAGCTGGTTTCGTGGTGGACTGCACCATCGAGGGCTTGATGCACGCGGTGGAGACGCCTGAAATCCTGAAGGCCGGCGCACGCATCCTGGTGATCTCCAACGAGCATCCCGAGGCTCTGGAGCGTATGGTGCCGGATCCCGCCCTGAAGAAGCGCGTTCGCGCGGCTGCGAAGATGCTGCGTGGAACCAAGCGAATGCGGGTCACCTCAAAGGCCGGCACGGCGCTCGACGTGGACATGGTGGGCGCTTCCACGGTTGGCGTTTGGGGCTGGACGGACAAGCCAGGTACGCTGGCGCATTGGCCGGGCGGCATCGTCGTCAGTTTCCCCAAGAGCGGGACGATCAATGGCACGCTGGTGATGGCACCCGGCGATATCAATCTCACCTTCAAGCGCTACCTGACATCGTCGGTCAAGATGATCTTGAAGGACGATTACGTCGTCGAACTGGAAGGCGAGGGCACGGATGCCGCGATGATGCGTGCCTATCTCGCCGCTTGGGGTGATCGCGAGGCCTATGCCGTGTCGCATGTCGGCTTCGGCATGAATCCGGCCGCGCGCTACGAGGCACTCTCGATGTACGACCAGCGTGACACAAATGGCACGGAGATCCGCGCGGTCTCCGGCAACTTCCTGTTCTCGACGGGCGCGAACGAATTCGCCGGACGTTACACTGCGGGCCATTTCGACCTGCCGATGATGGGGACGACCATCGAGCTTGACGGCGTGGCAGTTGTTCGCGAAGGTGTCCTTCAGGACGTCTTCGGCTAGCTGCGGTCGAGTACCGGCGGGCGAGCCAGGTCGAAGTGCCGGAGCAGGTCGACCATGGCCTGTAACCGTTTTGCGCGATAGGCATCGACGTCCATGTCGGAATAATCGAGGAAGCCTGCGCCGGTGCGCAGCCCGATCCTGCCTTCATGCATGTTGCGCGAAATGACGTCTGGCGCGCGATAGCGGTCGCTGCCGAGCGCGCCTTCGAGATATCGGCTGGCGTAGTACAGAATATCCCCGCCGCCCCAATCGATGAATTCGAGCAACCCGAGTACGGCATAGCGGAAGCCGAAACCGTATCGGATCGCCTTGTCGATCTCCTCGGCGCTGGCGACGCCTTCCTCGACCATGCGCGCGGCTTCGTTCATGGCTAAGGCTTGGATGCGCGGAACGATAAAGCCGGGTGTCGCTGCGCAAACCACCGGCACCTTGCCGATGCCCTCGAGCATCGTCTTGACCTCGTCGATGATGGCGGGGTCGGTGGTTTTACCGGGCGACACTTCTACAAGCGGGATCAGATAGGCCGGATTCAGCCAGTGCACGTTGAGGAAGCGGCGCGGATTCACGACAGCGTCCGACAGATCGTCGACGAGGATGGTCGACGTCGTCGAGGCAATGATGGTGTCTGGGCCGACCTGCTTTGAAGCCGTCGCCAGCACTTCCCGCTTGAGCTCGACGACCTCGGGAACCCCTTCGAAGATGAATCCGGCCTCGGAAAGGGCCGTGCCGCTCCCGCTGGCCGGCACCACCGAGACTCGTGCGACCAACGGATCAACGTCAGCCTCGGTCAGCAGTCCCAGCTTGGACAGGCTGGCAAACGTCTTTCTGATCTCGCCGAGTGCATCAGCCTTTAGCTTGGCGAACTCCTCCGCCGAGCGGTCCTTGATGTCGATCATCTCGACAATATGCCCCGCATAGGCAAACGCGACGGCAATGCCGCGCCCCATGCGACCGGCTCCGAGGCAGGCAATCTTGGCGCGGTCGCTCATGGGTTAGAATCCCTCACGAAGCAGGGTCTGCAATTCGGCGCGGTGAAGCTTGCCAAGCCCCAAGGACTCCAATGTTCGGCCGCCTTGCGTAAAGTCCTCGCCGTAGATGGCGCCGCCGATGGCGAGGAATGCCTTGGCAAGCGGCGTGGTCACGCTCGCTACCCCAGCCACGGACACCAGCAGCGATAGCCCCAGCCGCAAATCTTCGCGCATGTAGCGGTGCTCGGTCAGCACGATCCGTTCCCGCCAGTCGCCGGAATCGGTCAGGCGATCATGCGAGCCCCGGCCATACATCCAAATCTCGCCTTCCCTGGCGTAGTGATGGGCGAGTGGGAAATGCGGTGCTCCATATCCCAGTGCCTCGCGCACGGCGATCCGCTCGCCGTCGAGGGCGTCGGTCACGCGCCGGATCGCAGCTTGAGTACCCTCTTTGTGAATGTCCCATCGTTCGAAGTGCTCGATCGGACCCGCGTTCATGACGATCAATGGTGGATGGATGATGCAACCTGCATTCATCAGTGCGCCGGAGAGGGCATCACCGCATGGCTCGATCACGTCAGGGAAGGCGCGCCCGATCACCTCGAGCGCGTGCGAGGCCCGATCAAGCGGGAACACGCCGACCGGCAGGCGTTTGGCGCGGATAGTGATGGCGACATCGAATGGGCCATGCTTGCGGGTGAGCCAGGGCAGGGTGCCGGTTTCAGCGAAGCTCGCTTTGGCGTGATTGCCTGCGTCCCGTGCCGCCTGAGCGAAAATCATCGAGCCGAATGTCGCGGGTGGTAGGAACACCACCTGGCCGTCACGGAGGTGTGGCGCAAGGCGCCGGGCGATATCCTGCTGCGCGAAGGCGGGAGCAGGGCACACGACCAGCTCGACGCCACTGACGGCTTCGGCGATATCGGTGGTCACCAGCGCCAGCTTCACGTCGTGGCGGCCATTGTGGTCCTTCACCAGGATGCGAGATCCTGCGGCACGATGTGTCTCCACTTGATTCGCGTCACGGCGCCAGAGCCGAACCTCGTGTCCCGACAGCGCAAAATCGCCCGCGGCCGCGAAAGAGCCGTTTCCCCCACCCAGAACCGCAATCTTCAAGATGCTTCTCCTTGCGCGCGCGACTGCGCATCGAGCTGTTTCAGCAGGAAATGCTGAACCTTGCCAAGCACCGTACGCGGCAGATCAGCGACGAAAACGATGTCGCGTGGAACCTTGTAGCGGGCAAGCTGAGTCTGAACGTGCGCTTTCAGTTCGTCTGCTTCGAGGCGGCAGCCGGATCGTCGGACGACATAAGCGATGGGCACTTCGTCCCAGCGCGGGTCCGGCCTTCCGATAACCGCGCATTCGCTGACATCGGGATGTTCGAGCAGAACACGCTCAACCTCGGCCGGATAGATGTTCTCGCCGCCGGATATGATCATATTCTTCTTGCGGTCGCGGACCCAAAAGTAGCCGTCGGCGTCGCACAGGCCGATATCGCCGGTGCGATACCAGCCGTCCTGCAGCGCATCGCGCGTGGCCTCAGCGTTGCTCCAATATTCGAAGAACACGTTGGGTCCGCGCACAGCGATTTCACCCGGCGTACCTGCAGGCACCTCATTGCCGGCTTGATCGATCACCTTCGCGTCGCAGCAGAGGCCAGCAAGTCCGGTTGATCCCGAGCGCGACAGGTCGCCGCCGAGGCGAGTGTAGACCGCGATGGGGCAGGTTTCCGTCGAGCCGTAGACCTGCAGCACTGGCACGCCGCGCGTAACGAAGCGATCGATCAGGTGGGGCGGCACGATGGTTGATCCGGTGGCGACCGCCTTCAGCGAGGAGAGATTGGTCGTGGCCCAGGCGGGATGCTCGCTGACGGCTTGGAGGATCGTGGGTACCATGACCGTCAGGGTCGGCCGCTCCCGTTCGATGGCCGCAAGCGCCGTGTCCGGCGTGAAGCGAGCGTGGATCGTAATGGTCGCGCCAAGCTGAAGGGCCGCCGTCGTCTGGATGTTGAGTCCGCCGACATGGAAAAACGGCAGCACCGTCAGCACATGATCATCCGATGTCATGTTGTGCATGTGCTGGCTCATGACGCCGTTCCAGAACAGCGCCTCCTGACGCAGCACCGCGCCTTTCGGCCGTCCCGTCGTCCCCGAGGTGTAGACGATCAGCAGCGGACAGGAGAGATCGGTGTGCGGATTGCGTGCGCTTCCCTCGCTGTCAACCAGCAAGCCGTCGCAGGACTTGCCGCGGGGCGGTGTGAAATCGAAACCCACGACAGCTATTCCCGGCGCGAGCTCGGGAAGAACGCCTGCAAATGCCTGCTCGAGAACCAGCACTTTGGCGCCGGAATCGGTGAGAATGAACAGCTGCTCGGCGACCGCCAACCGCCAGTTCAACGGCACCAGCATCGCGCCGAGCCGAGCACAGGCGTAGAGCAGAACCAGGTAGTCCGGCCGATTCTGGCTCAGGATCGCGACGCGGTCTCCGCGCCCGACGCTGAACTGCTGCTTGAGGACTGTTGCGATTCGTTCGATCCGATGGGCGAACGCTGCGTAGCTCAGCCGCTGCCCCTCGAAGGCAATGGCCGTCTTGTCTGGCGCGAACGCCGCATTGCGATCGATTAGACTACAGAGATCCACCGTCAGTCGTCCGTCTCGCCAGCCTCGTACAGCGCCTCACGGCCGATCCGGTCGAGACAGAGCTCGGCCGTCCAAGGAAGCATCAGCGAGCCACAGCGGCTGTCGCGATAGATACGCTCCAGCGGCAGCGAGCGGAGCATGGCCTGTCCCCCGCAGGT
This genomic interval from Bradyrhizobium guangzhouense contains the following:
- a CDS encoding ABC transporter permease; the encoded protein is MMSRFLSANVMLGLAPIVLVVALWQALVTFGFAPAVLLPAPGFVFNRLLQQLVSWTFQQEIAATLIRLFAGFVIAVVLGVSIGIAAAASPAINAVVRPIVRVLAPLPKVALYPALLLLLGFGHGSKISLVAADALFPILLSTYYGASTVEQKLIWSAMAAGTPRYEILFKVVLPAAMPSILTGCRIGLVISCIVVFLAEMITSTDGLGHVLVTAARTFQAVDMFVPLITISLLGLILNALLSAVRSYLLRGFPEA
- a CDS encoding peptidase M29: MLADRIEAKWIDAFCEIFERCAVKAGDTAAILSETQSRALNVHLAELALLRMGAKPFHVVMPTPRNRNIVPVRSTGASEAIQRLGPVISALQQAGFVVDCTIEGLMHAVETPEILKAGARILVISNEHPEALERMVPDPALKKRVRAAAKMLRGTKRMRVTSKAGTALDVDMVGASTVGVWGWTDKPGTLAHWPGGIVVSFPKSGTINGTLVMAPGDINLTFKRYLTSSVKMILKDDYVVELEGEGTDAAMMRAYLAAWGDREAYAVSHVGFGMNPAARYEALSMYDQRDTNGTEIRAVSGNFLFSTGANEFAGRYTAGHFDLPMMGTTIELDGVAVVREGVLQDVFG
- a CDS encoding 3-hydroxybutyryl-CoA dehydrogenase, whose product is MSDRAKIACLGAGRMGRGIAVAFAYAGHIVEMIDIKDRSAEEFAKLKADALGEIRKTFASLSKLGLLTEADVDPLVARVSVVPASGSGTALSEAGFIFEGVPEVVELKREVLATASKQVGPDTIIASTTSTILVDDLSDAVVNPRRFLNVHWLNPAYLIPLVEVSPGKTTDPAIIDEVKTMLEGIGKVPVVCAATPGFIVPRIQALAMNEAARMVEEGVASAEEIDKAIRYGFGFRYAVLGLLEFIDWGGGDILYYASRYLEGALGSDRYRAPDVISRNMHEGRIGLRTGAGFLDYSDMDVDAYRAKRLQAMVDLLRHFDLARPPVLDRS
- a CDS encoding NAD/NADP-dependent octopine/nopaline dehydrogenase family protein; amino-acid sequence: MKIAVLGGGNGSFAAAGDFALSGHEVRLWRRDANQVETHRAAGSRILVKDHNGRHDVKLALVTTDIAEAVSGVELVVCPAPAFAQQDIARRLAPHLRDGQVVFLPPATFGSMIFAQAARDAGNHAKASFAETGTLPWLTRKHGPFDVAITIRAKRLPVGVFPLDRASHALEVIGRAFPDVIEPCGDALSGALMNAGCIIHPPLIVMNAGPIEHFERWDIHKEGTQAAIRRVTDALDGERIAVREALGYGAPHFPLAHHYAREGEIWMYGRGSHDRLTDSGDWRERIVLTEHRYMREDLRLGLSLLVSVAGVASVTTPLAKAFLAIGGAIYGEDFTQGGRTLESLGLGKLHRAELQTLLREGF
- a CDS encoding class I adenylate-forming enzyme family protein → MDLCSLIDRNAAFAPDKTAIAFEGQRLSYAAFAHRIERIATVLKQQFSVGRGDRVAILSQNRPDYLVLLYACARLGAMLVPLNWRLAVAEQLFILTDSGAKVLVLEQAFAGVLPELAPGIAVVGFDFTPPRGKSCDGLLVDSEGSARNPHTDLSCPLLIVYTSGTTGRPKGAVLRQEALFWNGVMSQHMHNMTSDDHVLTVLPFFHVGGLNIQTTAALQLGATITIHARFTPDTALAAIERERPTLTVMVPTILQAVSEHPAWATTNLSSLKAVATGSTIVPPHLIDRFVTRGVPVLQVYGSTETCPIAVYTRLGGDLSRSGSTGLAGLCCDAKVIDQAGNEVPAGTPGEIAVRGPNVFFEYWSNAEATRDALQDGWYRTGDIGLCDADGYFWVRDRKKNMIISGGENIYPAEVERVLLEHPDVSECAVIGRPDPRWDEVPIAYVVRRSGCRLEADELKAHVQTQLARYKVPRDIVFVADLPRTVLGKVQHFLLKQLDAQSRAQGEAS